A single Syntrophales bacterium DNA region contains:
- the bamA gene encoding outer membrane protein assembly factor BamA gives MQSKIMPGVEFSFFYIVVVLLLIFVAPLLSYSDNTTLQTDAVSSPVISDIIIDISALPDDAEKLKEMTRNLIFLKEGETFSDARLRDSINALNLSKKFREIYADLREEAGKITLFFRLTPFRHIKDIRINGKFPLFEKEILNVMTIYIGDAFSREDLPKQGTLIAELLEREGFIKPEVKVTATEDAKDGHFIIHVRIIKDAYYTLDNLEFSGNRSFSDTKLKMKMRSWRATLRPGSSGRFIEEDLKKDIKSLTTYYRKKGYADAVIDHVIEKQLETGDVSARVNINEGPRYYISFSGNEEFWNRTLRKDLVLFESGNRNDLGLKKSVRKIKERYRKAGSLDSTVEIVEETKPEDKPIIRTINIVINEAPRSIVRSLKIEGNRLLDEEKIKKQMLTRLPGFMEKGLYIPEELEEDLFAVKSLYVREGHTNAAVVDDVGWSEDKRNVDVKLAITEGVQTIVSSIKIQGITVLTKEEAYGTIILKEGEPFRKYLIRSDENALSRLISEKGYPHVKAQGNVAISEDKSKAEIVYRVEEGPYVKMGQTYYTGNFRTKEKMLQNELELKPGEPFSLVKMLQGQRNIRNMDIFDNVRFKTIGLKEKADKVNLIVGVEEKKPYFVEVGGGYESQTGLFAKTKAGDHNIFGTNKYGWISGEVSQIGHRSDLGLTEPRLLGTRTSMTCNLFTERVEEFNKDFGTKSYGSSVGFSRKLLQHFTTGLNFRFEQREQYLRNSGSDGTYSGSEDQFKSRSILVTTPSITYNTRDSFIHPSKGMFSSLSVDVSEGLRNSLDNFLKYRFDVRYFFTPFHRLTLAWLGRAGYINSYGSDGTIPQDQLFYLGGTSDVRGFDENLLRYNEEGNPVGGKTALSGTIEARIDLGHNVEFATFYDTGSVRNTFDECGSDSFRSSAGIGLRYITPIGAIGLLYGHKLDRREGESAGRFHFSIGYTF, from the coding sequence ATGCAGTCAAAAATAATGCCGGGTGTTGAATTCTCTTTTTTTTATATAGTAGTGGTTCTCTTGTTGATATTTGTTGCTCCTCTCTTATCGTATTCGGATAATACGACATTACAGACTGATGCAGTTTCCTCACCCGTTATTTCAGATATTATCATAGATATTAGCGCTCTTCCCGATGACGCAGAGAAATTAAAAGAGATGACGAGAAACCTGATTTTTCTCAAGGAAGGGGAAACTTTTTCAGATGCCCGCCTCCGGGATTCCATAAATGCGCTAAATTTATCCAAAAAATTTCGCGAAATATATGCCGATTTAAGAGAAGAGGCGGGCAAGATCACACTTTTTTTCCGGCTCACGCCTTTCCGACATATCAAAGATATCAGAATAAATGGCAAATTCCCTCTTTTTGAAAAGGAAATCTTGAATGTCATGACAATATATATCGGCGACGCTTTTTCCCGGGAAGACCTTCCGAAACAAGGGACTTTAATTGCTGAACTATTAGAACGAGAGGGGTTCATTAAGCCAGAAGTAAAGGTCACGGCGACGGAAGACGCCAAAGACGGTCATTTCATCATTCATGTCAGGATTATCAAGGATGCATACTACACATTGGATAACCTCGAATTTAGCGGAAACAGGTCATTTTCAGATACTAAACTAAAAATGAAAATGAGATCATGGCGTGCAACGCTGCGACCCGGCAGTTCAGGCCGATTTATTGAAGAAGACCTGAAAAAAGATATCAAAAGTCTGACTACATATTACCGTAAAAAGGGTTATGCCGATGCCGTCATCGATCATGTCATCGAAAAACAACTCGAAACGGGAGACGTGTCAGCCCGTGTAAATATAAACGAAGGACCTCGATATTATATCAGTTTTTCCGGTAATGAAGAATTTTGGAACAGAACCCTAAGGAAAGATCTTGTTCTGTTTGAGAGCGGTAACAGAAACGATCTGGGACTGAAAAAGAGCGTGAGAAAAATAAAAGAACGTTACAGGAAAGCGGGATCTCTTGATTCCACCGTTGAAATTGTGGAAGAAACAAAACCTGAAGACAAACCGATAATTCGGACAATTAATATCGTTATTAATGAGGCCCCCCGCTCCATTGTGAGATCTCTGAAAATAGAGGGAAATAGATTACTCGATGAGGAGAAAATAAAAAAGCAGATGCTCACCCGACTTCCCGGTTTTATGGAAAAAGGGCTCTATATTCCGGAAGAGCTCGAAGAAGATCTCTTTGCGGTCAAATCTCTTTATGTTAGAGAAGGCCATACAAATGCAGCCGTGGTTGATGATGTGGGCTGGAGTGAGGATAAGAGGAATGTGGACGTCAAACTTGCGATCACCGAAGGAGTACAGACAATCGTCTCATCGATAAAAATTCAGGGAATAACTGTTCTCACAAAAGAAGAGGCATATGGCACAATCATATTGAAAGAAGGTGAACCGTTCCGAAAATACCTGATTCGAAGCGATGAAAACGCCCTGTCTCGATTAATATCTGAAAAGGGTTATCCCCACGTTAAAGCACAGGGCAATGTCGCCATCAGTGAGGATAAATCTAAAGCTGAAATCGTTTATCGTGTCGAAGAAGGTCCATACGTCAAAATGGGACAGACTTATTACACCGGTAATTTTCGGACGAAAGAAAAGATGCTCCAAAACGAACTCGAGTTGAAGCCGGGAGAACCGTTTTCCCTGGTGAAGATGCTTCAGGGGCAAAGAAATATTCGAAACATGGACATCTTCGATAACGTTCGGTTCAAAACGATCGGGTTGAAGGAAAAGGCGGACAAGGTAAATCTTATTGTTGGAGTAGAGGAAAAAAAGCCATATTTCGTTGAGGTTGGAGGCGGGTATGAGTCACAGACAGGTCTTTTTGCAAAGACAAAAGCGGGAGATCATAATATTTTCGGAACAAACAAATATGGCTGGATCAGTGGGGAAGTCAGCCAGATCGGCCACCGCTCGGATCTGGGACTAACGGAACCCAGACTTTTGGGAACCAGAACATCAATGACATGCAACCTTTTCACAGAACGTGTGGAAGAGTTTAACAAGGACTTCGGAACGAAATCATATGGCTCATCGGTCGGATTTTCACGAAAATTGTTACAACATTTCACTACAGGATTAAACTTTCGCTTTGAACAAAGAGAACAGTATCTGCGAAATTCAGGGAGTGATGGAACTTATTCCGGCTCAGAAGATCAATTTAAATCGAGAAGTATTCTCGTTACCACACCTTCAATAACATATAATACGAGGGATTCTTTCATTCATCCAAGTAAGGGAATGTTTTCATCGCTGTCCGTTGATGTGTCGGAGGGACTCCGAAACTCTCTGGACAATTTTTTGAAATATCGTTTCGATGTGAGATATTTTTTCACACCCTTTCATCGATTGACCCTTGCCTGGCTTGGAAGGGCCGGATACATTAATTCTTACGGATCGGACGGGACAATTCCCCAGGATCAACTATTTTATCTCGGCGGCACCTCGGACGTTCGGGGCTTTGATGAAAATCTGCTCCGCTATAACGAAGAGGGGAACCCAGTGGGAGGCAAAACGGCTCTATCGGGAACCATTGAAGCGAGAATCGACCTGGGACATAATGTTGAATTTGCCACGTTTTACGACACCGGAAGCGTCAGAAACACCTTTGATGAGTGTGGTTCAGACTCGTTCCGTTCCTCCGCCGGGATAGGATTGCGGTATATAACACCCATCGGGGCAATTGGATTACTGTATGGACACAAGCTCGATCGCAGGGAAGGCGAAAGCGCCGGAAGATTCCACTTCTCCATAGGGTATACGTTTTAG